Below is a window of Lacrimispora xylanolytica DNA.
CATGCCAAGCTCCTTCATCAGACAGAAGATGCCCTCCGTAATTTGATGCCCGTAGCTTCTGGTGATCCGCATTCCAACTCCCATCTCTACCACAAAGGTAGGAACACCGATGCTGTTTAAGCCATGGGAAAGAGTGGACTCCAGCACCGGAGCACTTTCATGAATCCACACAAGGTCCACGTTCATCTTTTTTGCATAGGAAAGCAAAGCCTCTGCCCGGCTTCCGCTCATTCTTATCTGAGGAATCTCTCTTAAGAATATATTGCTTGCATGAAGGTCCACACAGAAATCAGAGCCTTCTATATCTGCCATGATCCGGGAAGCGATATGCTCTGTCACAGCACCTTCCTCATCTCCTGGAAAAATACGGTTCATATCAATATCAAAGCCCGGCACTCCCCTGGTAACGGAATCTACCCCAAGAGGATTGAGGGCTGGATAAATATCTACAATTCCTTTTAAATGCTCTTTCTTTTCCCCAAGAAGCCGGTTTAGTTCATAGCAGACAAACTGCCCTTCCAGCTCATCACCATGAACTCCGGTGACAACGCTTAACCGCTTCTCATCTCCTGAAAGCTTGTCCGGCGCGATTCTGTTTTTATATATATTCCAGTTCTCTCCTACAGGAAGCCCTACGGACACTACCTTTTCTATCATTCATCCACACCCTAACATTTCTATATTCTCATAAACAGCAATCATCTCCCTTAAAATGCGGGTGATGTACCTTCTAAAAAAAGGCAACGTATGCCCAAAGTGGCGCCGCTGCCTAAGAAATAATATACCGTTTTTTTAAGTATTTGTCAATGAAGCCTGGTCCTCTAGAAGAATCTGAAGCACCATGAAGTCTCTGACTTTGCTTTTATGGGACAGGGGTTTTCCATTGGATCGGACATATCCATTTTCACACCATCTCTTTGCATGGCTTCTGGAAATGGAAAACTGCCGGACCAGCAGGGCATCCAATCTCAAATCGAATCCGGCAGGTATCCGTAATTCCACTTCCATGATCCCCTCTATGTTGCAGGTGCATTCCATCTCCTTATGGATTACCTGGTATTCGATGCAGTTCTGTGACATTTCAGCTTTATTCTTCGTAAAAATCTCTTTGTCATTGCCATATTTCACTGCCAGTTCTTTGGAATTCCTTAAAAATCCTTTGTATTCTTCCTTATTCACCCGCCCTGCTTCTATCCGCTCCAGTACCGTCAGATTATAGGTGGTATCGCAGCATTCACAACGGAAGATCAGCCAAATATCAAGATGACTTCCATTGGCATTGACCCGGAATCTACCGCTGTTTTTAAATTCCTTTTTTTCTTTGCACCTGGAACAGTTTTTTAAGATGGACGGCAGCTCTTTCGGCACAATAGTCCACTGGTTCCGTAAATTCTGATTCATAAGCTCCTCCAATCAGCGTATCATTTACGGATTACTCTACCATGGCTGTCCTCCTGCTCCCACCTCATACTCGTTTCTGGAGTAAAATGGAGAGTATTGTTTTTATAAATTGGGGCTTATGTCCTAATCGATTGCACAAAAAAAAGGCAGAGCACCATCTCATCTTTGATGCTTTGCCTTTTCCATATTTCTTCTTTCCTGCAGCACGATTCTCTGAATGCTTTTCTCCGATAGGTAATATCGTTCTGCAAGGACACTGACGCAGGTGCCGGATGCGTAATCCCGAAAGATTGAACGATCACGCCGGCATCTCTCTTCTCTGGCACCGGTTCCCTCTCCCCAGGTCCTTTTGTTTTCCTGTTTTCTTGGAATATAAATATATTCCCCGTCTATATACTTCTGGATCATTTCCACCAGTTCCTCTGGCATGATCTCACTTGCTTTCTGATAGCGCATCGCTGCCTCCCAAACATATTTTTCTGTCCGGAATAGCAAAGGCTATACAATTACTCAATTCACTGCATAACCTGTGCTATGCAGTCTTCTTGGGTTCCATCATAGAATAATCGCCTCCTCTTTTTTGTATCTATGGGCATTGATTGGTTCCATTGTACCATAGGAGGGGATAGATGAACACCTCAAATTTGAGGCAGAACTAAGTTTGGGGCAGGATTTTAGCTCTTAATGGTAACTCCAAGATATCTGGAAAGCTCTGCTGCCTGATATAAATCAACAACAGCTCCACTTATCTCCTTGGCATCATCAGAAAGAATCAAACCTTTAATATTGCTGGTGGTAAAGTCGGTTCCTCTTAGCAGGGTTTTAAAAAAGCTGGCTCTCTCTAAGTCCGCCCCATTCCAGATGACATCCTTAAAATGGCACTGGGTCAAAAAGCTGCCCCGCAGCTGGCTTTCCAAAAAGTGGACATGCTCCAGCTTAGAGGAATCAAAATTTGCATAATCAAGGTTACAGTTTGTAACTTTCATGTGAAGAATGGTGCTCCCCCCAAATATGGCCCCCATTCCTTTGCAGTGACTCAGCTCCGTCCGGTTAAAATAGCTGTCTGTAAATACACTGTTTGAAACATCACAGGAGCGAAAGACCACATCGTTAAATTCTCCCCGCAAAAAACTGCAGTCCTGAAAGCTGCAATTTTCAAATATAACGGAGTAAAAGCGCATATGAGAAAGCTCTTCCCCTGTCATATGAATATTTTTAATGAGCGTGTGTCTGACCGCTTCTTCCTCCTCTTTTTGAAGAAAAAGCTGGTCAGCCTCTTCATACACCCATTCCATTTCTCCATTTAAAATGGGCGCAAGTAATTTCTGGGCCATGGATTATGGTTCTCCTTCCCTGTTTTCCTGCTTTTATTATGCCATAATGAGGGGAGGGGGACAACCCTTTGGTCGTAATCTTTTTATTCATGAAAATGAAATTTATCCACTTCTTCTTGCAGATTTCCTGCCAGCTGGGATAGTTCTTCACTGGATGACGAAAATTCCTCAGCCGCTGCGGAATTGGTCTGCACCACACTGGATATCTCCTCCATGCCCTGGGTAATCTGATGAATGGCATCTGCCTGCTCTGCCGTCGCTTTTGTTATTTTATTAACAAATCGTTCTACCTCTTCTGCCCCTTTTACCGCTTCTGCCAGGATTTTGGCTTCCCTATCTGCAATCGTGCTTCCTTTTTCCACTGCGCTCAGGGAATTTTCGATTAAAATGGCAGTACTTTTTGAGGCTTCCGAGGCTTTAAGTGCCAGACTCTGTACCTCTCCGGCTACCACTCCAAAGCCTTTTCCAAACTCTCCCGCATGGGTCGCCTCTACGGCTGCATTGAGAGACAGAATCTTTGTCTGATATGCTATGTCTTCAATGGTCTTTATGATTTTTTTTATTTCTCTAGAGCTTACTTTGATTTCTGCCATGGCCTTTAACATTTCCTCCATCTGCTCGCTTCCTTTCATGATTTGATGTCCGGTGTCTGAGACTCTTTGAGCCGCTTCCTTTGCATTTAAGGCATTCTCTTCTGACTGAAGGGATATTTCGCCAATTCCAGCCGCCTGCTCTTCCATGGAAGCGGCCTGTTCCGCTGCCCCCTGAGCCAGGGCCTGGGCACCGGCTGATACCTGCTCTGCACTTGCAAAAAGCTGCATAGAGGAACGGTTCATCTCTTTTAAGGAATGGGTTAAGGTGCTGTTTAATTTACGGATGGATAAAAGAATCTCCCTAAATTCTCCCTGGTAGCTTTCTTCTGCCTGGGTATCCTGATTGAAATTGCCGTCTGCCATTTCTCCTAAAAGGTACTGGATATCGGATAGCATGAGTTTTAAGTGATGGGACATTGTATCAAAGGTCTCTGCCAATGCTCCTATTTCATCACCGGAGCGGTAGGTAACTTCTATTTCAAAATTCCCCACAGATATTCCCGTTGCAGCGTCCACAACTGTTTTTAGTGGATTTAGGAGACGTCTTAATACCATGGGAAATACGATGAGAAGCATTACAAGAGCTGCGGCACATACAAGGCTTAGAAACAGCACCGTTTCATTGACCGACTGGTTCATATCCTTTACGGTTATGGTGGAAAGAGACCACCAGGTATCATTACCTGCATGAATGGGGTAGAAGAAACGCATGACTTGGGTTCCATCCTGCCTTA
It encodes the following:
- a CDS encoding methyl-accepting chemotaxis protein yields the protein MGKKLNLSRKLSFILGIILLAVFVLLITMTAVLSRRAISQTVMGELNTKAKMNGIQIQQIFDEADKAAGNVKQYMERSYESAEETPMQAVIPTGPDTYVKQLESQFYHKTLTPIARDAERYLSESLRNTVAGNPDIESMIVLFEPYQFQPNLRDYGIYAGKKSQSGEPEAYGEYDQYSTQEYYHTPAIYGIPHVTEPMKEAGNTVVAYGVPFFYKNRLKGVSVAEINLENFKKVDAATDRYPSMYASIFDSNQKIVYHSQDAANMGKSLQEFIPLEDDYAKVQSMLRNGNAFQLKTVRQDGTQVMRFFYPIHAGNDTWWSLSTITVKDMNQSVNETVLFLSLVCAAALVMLLIVFPMVLRRLLNPLKTVVDAATGISVGNFEIEVTYRSGDEIGALAETFDTMSHHLKLMLSDIQYLLGEMADGNFNQDTQAEESYQGEFREILLSIRKLNSTLTHSLKEMNRSSMQLFASAEQVSAGAQALAQGAAEQAASMEEQAAGIGEISLQSEENALNAKEAAQRVSDTGHQIMKGSEQMEEMLKAMAEIKVSSREIKKIIKTIEDIAYQTKILSLNAAVEATHAGEFGKGFGVVAGEVQSLALKASEASKSTAILIENSLSAVEKGSTIADREAKILAEAVKGAEEVERFVNKITKATAEQADAIHQITQGMEEISSVVQTNSAAAEEFSSSSEELSQLAGNLQEEVDKFHFHE
- a CDS encoding pentapeptide repeat-containing protein, translating into MAQKLLAPILNGEMEWVYEEADQLFLQKEEEEAVRHTLIKNIHMTGEELSHMRFYSVIFENCSFQDCSFLRGEFNDVVFRSCDVSNSVFTDSYFNRTELSHCKGMGAIFGGSTILHMKVTNCNLDYANFDSSKLEHVHFLESQLRGSFLTQCHFKDVIWNGADLERASFFKTLLRGTDFTTSNIKGLILSDDAKEISGAVVDLYQAAELSRYLGVTIKS
- a CDS encoding CD3324 family protein encodes the protein MRYQKASEIMPEELVEMIQKYIDGEYIYIPRKQENKRTWGEGTGAREERCRRDRSIFRDYASGTCVSVLAERYYLSEKSIQRIVLQERRNMEKAKHQR
- a CDS encoding M14 family metallopeptidase, whose translation is MIEKVVSVGLPVGENWNIYKNRIAPDKLSGDEKRLSVVTGVHGDELEGQFVCYELNRLLGEKKEHLKGIVDIYPALNPLGVDSVTRGVPGFDIDMNRIFPGDEEGAVTEHIASRIMADIEGSDFCVDLHASNIFLREIPQIRMSGSRAEALLSYAKKMNVDLVWIHESAPVLESTLSHGLNSIGVPTFVVEMGVGMRITRSYGHQITEGIFCLMKELGMWTGDTIIPKEPMISLNRKLGLVHAEKAGIFMPFVEHLGVVKEGQPMGQILNPLDGTIMEEVVSPISGLVFTLREYPVVSTGSLLARVLGGEEE
- a CDS encoding DUF1062 domain-containing protein, which encodes MNQNLRNQWTIVPKELPSILKNCSRCKEKKEFKNSGRFRVNANGSHLDIWLIFRCECCDTTYNLTVLERIEAGRVNKEEYKGFLRNSKELAVKYGNDKEIFTKNKAEMSQNCIEYQVIHKEMECTCNIEGIMEVELRIPAGFDLRLDALLVRQFSISRSHAKRWCENGYVRSNGKPLSHKSKVRDFMVLQILLEDQASLTNT